A genomic segment from Planctomycetia bacterium encodes:
- a CDS encoding transporter, which translates to MPKKNGEKDDKKHSNGDSENGNEPENDVIATDRPDFTEASSTVGRNRIQLESGYTYSRNREAGVQNQHSYPEALFRIGMFADWFEWRIAQNYSSTHMPGAVSQGPEDLYVGVKLALTEQKEYMPESALIIQATVPTGSDNTTTGKTLPGMNYLFGWDITDKISMGGSIQGNAAVTDSGHSYLELAQSLTVGYAFTEKLGSYMEVFGIEPFSGNAPDIGPYYFFDGGFTYKFTPNFQYDIRAGVGLNKQSDDFFVGAGFAVRF; encoded by the coding sequence GTGCCCAAAAAGAACGGGGAGAAGGATGACAAGAAGCATTCCAATGGTGATTCTGAAAACGGAAACGAACCTGAGAATGATGTCATTGCCACTGATAGGCCAGACTTTACAGAAGCGAGTTCCACTGTAGGTCGCAACCGAATACAGCTTGAATCAGGATACACTTATAGCAGAAACCGTGAAGCTGGAGTTCAGAATCAGCATTCCTATCCAGAAGCCTTGTTCCGCATTGGTATGTTTGCAGATTGGTTCGAATGGCGAATCGCCCAGAACTATTCCAGCACTCATATGCCCGGTGCTGTTTCACAAGGGCCGGAAGACCTCTATGTAGGTGTCAAATTAGCCCTTACTGAACAAAAAGAATACATGCCTGAATCAGCGCTCATCATCCAGGCAACCGTCCCGACTGGCTCAGACAATACAACAACAGGTAAAACACTGCCTGGTATGAACTACCTCTTTGGTTGGGACATCACGGACAAGATTTCGATGGGTGGAAGCATCCAGGGAAATGCAGCAGTAACCGATTCGGGGCACTCTTATCTGGAACTCGCCCAGTCGTTGACGGTTGGTTATGCCTTTACTGAAAAACTGGGCAGTTACATGGAAGTGTTTGGCATTGAACCATTCAGCGGCAATGCACCAGACATTGGCCCATACTACTTCTTTGATGGCGGTTTTACCTATAAATTCACGCCCAATTTCCAGTATGATATTCGCGCTGGCGTAGGTTTGAACAAGCAATCAGACGATTTCTTTGTGGGTGCTGGCTTTGCCGTTCGGTTTTAG